One genomic segment of Erythrolamprus reginae isolate rEryReg1 chromosome 2, rEryReg1.hap1, whole genome shotgun sequence includes these proteins:
- the LOC139159908 gene encoding zinc finger protein 268-like isoform X1, with amino-acid sequence MEASPREEENSLNPSSIQQGSHIFLTSSRISVVKKFHRSAYYGKITDCKSELITDGTIHSGEQPNKLSECGKIFGQNSSLVDHERTHTGEMLYKCSECDQCFSDSDELEIHQKIHIREKLYDCPICGKSFMSDSHLVIHQKSHIGDKPFECAVCGKRFGQKSSMMKHQRTHIEDKPFEYPGCSKSFDPNSHLVIYRRTYTEKKSYVCPDCGKSFTANSLLVIHQRTHTGEKPFECPDCGKCFRQKYSMMKHRMIHTEEKPFEYSDHSKGFGPNSHLMIKHKTYTGKKSYICTDCGKGFIANSHLVIHQRTHTGEKPFACADCGKRFSQNSSLLKHQRTHTGEKPFECPDCGKSFSLNSNLVIHQRIHTGEKPFGCPDCGKSFSQNSHLVIHQRTHTGEKPYECLDCGKCFSKNSNLVKHQRIHTREKPYECSECGKSFPLNSDLLIHQRIHRGEKPYECLECGKTFSYRSDLMKHQRTHTGEKPYECLECGKCFSYSSDLVKHQRTHTGEKPFECPDCGKTFSQNSNLVKHQRTHTGEKPYECHDCGKTFSLNFNLVKHQRTHTGDKPYECPDCGKSFSHCSDLAIHQRSHTGEKPFECPDCGKGFSQNSNLVRHQRIHTGEKPFECSDCGKLFSQNSSLVIHQRTHTGEKPYECPDCGKDFSSRSSLLSHVGLHTGEKPFRCTDCGRYFRHKSSFIAHKEIHMRETLMNLEKA; translated from the coding sequence ATGGAGGCTTCACCCCGTGAGGAAGAAAATAGCTTGAATCCAAGCTCCATCCAACAAGGGTCACACATATTTTTGACCTCTTCGAGAATATCAGTGGTGAAGAAGTTCCATAGATCTGCCTATTATGGAAAAATAACAGATTGCAAATCAGAGCTGATTACGGACGGCACAATCCACTCTGGAGAACAGCCAAACAAATTATCTGAATGTGGCAAAATCTTTGGTCAGAACAGCTCCCTTGTGGATCACGAAAGGACCCACACAGGAGAGATGCTCTACAAGTGCTCCGAATGTGATCAATGCTTTAGCGACAGTGACGAATTGGAGATACATCAGAAGATTCACATCAGGGAGAAACTCTATGACTGCCctatttgtgggaaaagttttatgtCGGATTCCCACCTGGTAATACACCAGAAGTCTCACATTGGagataaaccctttgaatgtgCTGTTTGCGGGAAACGTTTCGGTCAGAAGTCTAGCAtgatgaaacaccagaggactcatatagAAGACAAACCATTTGAGTACCCTGGTTGTAGTAAAAGTTTTGATCCGAATTCCCACCTGGTAATATACCGCAGGACGTACACAGAGAAGAAATCATATgtgtgtcctgattgtgggaaaagttttacgGCAAATTCCCTCctagtgatacaccagaggactcacacaggagagaaaccttttgaatgtcctgactgtgggaaatgtttcaggcAGAAATATAGCATGATGAAACACCGAATGATTCACACagaagagaaaccatttgaatattCTGATCATAGTAAAGGTTTTGGTCCAAATTCCCACCTGATGATAAAGCACAAGACATACACAGGAAAGAAATCGTACATATGtactgattgtgggaaaggtttcatcgcaaattcccacctggtgattcaccagaggactcacacaggagagaaaccttttgcatgtgctgattgtgggaaacgtttcagtcagaattccagcctgttgaaacaccagaggactcacacaggagagaaaccctttgaatgtcccgattgtggaaaaagtttcagtttgaattccaacctggtgatacaccagaggattcacacaggggagaaaccctttggatgccctgactgtggaaaaagtttcagtcagaattcccatctGGTgattcaccagaggactcacacaggagagaaaccttatgaatgtcttgattgtgggaaatgtttcagtaagaattccaacctggtgaagcaccagaggattcacacaagagagaaaccatatgaatgttcagaatgtgggaaaagtttccCTCTAAATTCTGACCTGTtgatacaccagaggattcacagagGAGAAAAACCCTATGAATGTCTAGAGTGTGGGAAAACGTTCAGTTACCGTTCTGATCtgatgaaacaccagaggactcacacaggcgaaaaaccatatgagtgtctagagtgtgggaaatgtttcagttacagttctgacctggtgaaacaccagaggactcacacaggagagaaacccttcgaatgccctgattgtgggaaaactttcagtcagaattccaacctggtgaaacaccagcggactcacacaggagagaaaccctatgaatgtcATGATTGTGGGAAAACTTTCAGCCTGAATTtcaacctggtgaaacaccagaggactcacacaggagataaaccgtatgaatgtcctgattgtggaaaaagcttCAGTCACTGTTCTGACCTGGCAATACACCAGAggagtcacacaggagagaaaccttttgaatgtcctgattgtggcaagggcttcagtcagaattccaacctggtgagacaccaaaggattcacacaggagagaaaccctttgaatgttctgattgtgggaaacttttcagtcagaattccagcctggtgatccaccagaggactcacacaggagagaaaccgtatgagtgtccagattgtgggaaagatttcagtAGTAGGTCTAGTCTTCTAAGTCACGTAGGTttacacacaggggagaaacctttCAGATGTACAGACTGTGGGCGGTACTTTAGGCACAAATCGTCTTTTATTGCACACAAGGAAATCCATATGAGGGAAACATTGATGAATTTAGAAAAAGcgtga